The genomic interval tgcatttttggtTTTCACGGGAATTCtgattcctgggaattctgattcccaggatttttgttttcccGGGATTTCTCTCTCCCGGAATTCGGATTCCCGggatttctgttttcccaggatttctgtTTTCCCGGGATTTCTCTCTCCCGGAATTCTGATTCCCAGGATTTctattttccctggaattctgattcccaggatttctgggatttctcGGGATTTTCCCGAGATTTCTCTCTCTTGGAATTCTGATTCCcaggatttctgttttcctggatttctgttttccctggaattctgaTTCCCgggatttctgttttccctggaatttgaattcccaggatttctgtTTCCCCTGGAATTCGGATTCCcaggatttctgttttcctggatttttggttttcacGGGAATTCTGATTCCCgggatttctgttttcctggatttctgttttccctggaattctgaTTCCCAGGATTTCTATTTTCCCCGGAATTCTGATTCCCAGGATTTCTGTTTTCCCGGGATTTCTCTCTCCCGGAATTCTGATTCCCaggatttctgttttccctggaattctgaTTCCTGGTATTTCtgattcccaggattttttgtTTCCCCGGGATTTCTCTCTCCCGGAATTTCTCTTCCCACCTTTAAATCCCGGCCCCACTCCCACCCCCCGTTCCCTGGGGCCTCCCTCCCTGAATTATTCCCAAATTTTggatccctgctccctccccagggcCTCTCCCTCAGCAGATCCCAAATTTTGGGCTGTTGGATTTGGCTCCCGACCCGCCGGGATTAATTAGTTAATTAACCCCGGAATCCAATTAGGGGATTTCCCTCCGGGTGCCTCCGAGATAAGAGATCCCAAGGGCGCCCGGGGCCGCTCGGGGAGGTGGCGGAGCAGCTTCCAGAAGGTTCGGGAGAGGCGATGGTCCCGTCCCAGCTCCGGGAAATCCTTCGGGAAGGGTTTGGGGCCGGGGCAAAACGGGGCGGGGCCCGAAATGTCCCCGAGCCCgcggggacagtgaggggacatcGCGGGGACCTTGAGAGGACACAGCCGGGGACacccctgagcagggacaggaccccctGGATGTCCCCTCCTCCAGGACAGGACCCCCAGGACGTGTCACCCACCCGGATGTGCCCCCCCAGGAGGTGCcacccccaggacagggacaggaccccctggatgtcccccccaggacagggacaggaccccctGGAGGTGCCACCCACcgagcagggacaggaccccctGGATGTCCCCCCCAGGACAGACCCCCCAGGATGTGTCACCCACCCGGATGTGCCCCCCCCGGATGTGCcacccccaggacagggacaggaccccctGGATGTGTcacccccaggacagggacaggaccccctgggtgtccctcccaggacagggacaggaccccctggatgtcccccccaggacagggacaggaccccctggatgtcccccccaggacaggaccccctgggtgtcccccccaggacaaggacaggaccccctgggtgtcccctcccccaggacaggaccccctggatgtcccccccaggacagggacaggaccccctggatgtccccccaggacagggacaggaccccctggatgtccccccaggacagggacaggaccccctgggtgtccctcccaggacagggacaggaccccctGGATGTGCCACCCCCcgagcagggacaggaccccctGGATGTCCCCCCCAGGACCGGGACAGGACCCCCTGGATgtccccccaggacagggacaggaccccctgggtgtcccccccaggacagggacaggaccccctggatgtcccccccaggacaaggacaggaccccctggatgtcccccccaggacagggacaggaccccctggatgtccccccaggacagggacaggaccccctggatgtcccccccaggacaggaccccctgggtgtccctcccaggacagggacaggaccccctGGATGTGCCACCCCCcgagcagggacaggaccccctGGATGTCCCCCCCAGGACCGGGACAGGACCCCCTGGATGTCCCCCCCAGGACTGGACCCCCTGGATGTCCCCCCTAGGACAGACCCCCTGGATGTCCCCCCAGGACAAGGACAGGaccccctgggtgtcccccccAGGACAGACCCCGCCCCCCCGTGTGACACCCAGCCCTTGTGACACTCTTCCTTCAGCTGCGGGAGAAAGTGAAAGTGTTGGGGGGGGGCACAGCCGGATCCCCCCATCCCCCACAGCCTCCcaagccctccctgccccccccccccccgcaccccctttttccccccccgGGGTTCCCCCAGCCCGTTCCCCCCCCGGGAGTTCCCCCGGAACTGAGGGGGTGCGAAAGcggcagagaaaaaaaaaaggaaggaaatggaaatgaagagaaaaaaatgtcccggggggggtggggggcgtGGGGACAGAGCCAGAGCCCCTCGGAATCCACCTGgggtgacccccccccccaaaccaccGGCACCTtggggggggctctggggcaccccaaaatcggAGGCACCCCGGGAAGGAGCTGAGACCCCCGTGCCCACCCAGCCACTGcccacccctgggacccccactCCTTTGGGACCCCAACCATGGGACCCCCATTCCTTGTGTCATCCCATCCCGGGGACCCCCCTATTCCTTGTGtccccccattccctgtgtccccccatcccGGGGACCCCCACTCCTTTGGGACCCCAACCATGGgaccccattccctgtgtccccccattccctgtgtACCCCCATCCCGGGGACCCCCCCTATTCCTTGTGTCCCCCCATTCCTCGtgttcccccatccctgggacccCCACTCCTTTGGGACCCCAACCATGGgacccccattccctgtgtccccccattcccatggcacccccattcccagtgactccccctcctcagcacccccattccccagggaccccagccctgggatcccCCATTCCTTGTGACCCCCCCATCCCTGGCGCCCCCACTCCTTTGGGACCCCAACCATGGGACCCcaatccctgtgtcccccatcCCGGGGACCCCCCTATTCCTTGTGTCCCCCCATTCCTtgtgtccccccatccctggggacccccctattccctgtgtccccccatccctgggacccCCACTCCTTTGGGACCCCAACCATGGGACCCCCATTCCTtgtgtccccccatccctggggacccccctattccctgtgtccccccatccctgggacccCCACTCCTTTGGGACCCCAACCATGGgacccccattccctgtgtacccccatccctgggaccccccatccctgggaccccccattcccatggcacccccattcccagtgactcCCCCTCCTCAGCACCCCCATTCCTTTGGGACCCCAATCCCTGTGACCCCCCATTCCTTGTGAcccccccatccctggcaccccGATTCCTTTGGGACCCCAACCATGGGATCCCCATTCCTtgtgtccccccatccctggggacccccctattccctgtgtccccccatcccGGGGACCCCCACTCCTTTGGGACCCCAACCATGGGACCCCCATTCCTTGTGtccccccattccctgtgtccccccattCACTGTGTCCCCCCATCCCGGGGACCCCCCCTATTCTTTGTGTCCCCCCATTCCTCGTgttcccccatccctggcaccccCACTCCTTTGGGACCCCAACCATGGgacccccattccctgtgtccccccatccctgtgtctccccatccctgggacccccaattCCCATggcccccccattcccagtgactccccctcctcagcacccccattccccagggaccccagccctgtgaccccccattccctgtgaccccccattccctgtgtccccccatccctgggaccccccatTCCCCTGGACACCCATCCCtggcccccagaccccccgaGCCCCCACTCCTGGGAACCCCATGTCCCACCTTGTCCCACCCAGCCttgtccccaccctgcccccacCGTGTCCCACCCCCCGTGGGACAGATGTAAattctcttccttcccctttATCTCAAGAGccaccaggctggggacaggtggccCTGGCAGCGAGTGACAGCCAGCCCGGgtggctggggacaccgggatggcCGGGAGGGTGAcactgctcctgtggggtgagTGCCACGGGGATGGGCCCCGGTGTGACAGAgactgctggggagggggcacagcgGGGCACAGGggtcccctgatgtccccaaggccagcagaggcagagccagtgtcaccccagtgtggggtggctttggggacagggatttggggacaggaaTTGGgggacagggatttggggtttgacactttggggctggggcagcagtggggacaggggacacagggatgcagggacaaggggacaaCGGGACAATCACCACGGGGACATGGCCACGGGGACAGGTGCCATCACAACGGGaccatggggacagggccatGGGGATGTGgccatggggctggcaggggtgacctgtgccagcctggggtGGCCGCGGTGTCCCCGTGGCATCCATGAGGTGTGTgggtggctgtggcagagctgtcccctggGAGCCTCCCCAGACCTGCTGGGGACTGTCCCCGAGCACTTTCCCACACGAATTGCTGTCCCCACGGGGACAGTAGGGGACAGCCCCACACCCTGTACCCCGTGTGCCTCTGTCCCCACGGTgccacccccacccagccctgtcccttttcccttccagcccagaccctCGGCCTCGCTGGTGAGTCCTCAGGGGATGCCATGGCcccaccccgctgtccccagccccgtgctggccctgccaggctggtgtcccctgtcacccacaggtgcccagatgtcccagctcctcctggagccCCCCTGGAGGCCACCGGTGCTGTGGGACCCAGTGACACTGacctgccagggctcggggaccaccagtgccaccacctgGTACAAGGACGGGCAGCGCTCGGGGCAGCAGGGACCTGAGCGCCTCACTGTCACCAAGAGTGGCACCTACACGTGTTACAGACCCGACAGCGGGCGCAGCCCCTCGGTGACAGTCTCAAAAGGTGAGGGGGGTTCggatgtccccagcctggcacccgTGGGGACCCCGAGGGCTCTGGGTGGGCTCTGCTCCATGGGTCACCTCCTGTGTGACCAGAGCCTGGCGCCTGTCCCCCTGCTGGAATTGGGGACCCCGGGTGCTCAGGGTGTGACCCAATGGGTGTGTCCCGGTGCCATCGGGTGTGACAGgacccctctgtcccccagactggctggtgctgcaggtgccggCGCGGGcgctgctggagggggacatGGTGACACTGCGCTGCCGGGCCTGGCAGAACCGCACGGTCACCTCGGTGTCCTTCTACCGCGAGGGGGAGAAACTGAGGGGGCTCCGCGatggcacagagctgtccctgtcccctctgcagctgagcGACAGTGGCCGCTACCGCTGCAAGGGCCGGGTGGGATACTGGGGGTCGGAGGAATCAGCAGCGGTGAGAGTGACAGTGCACGGTGAGCACCCCAGAGCCGCCACCCCGacacccccacagcccctcccccagaATCTGGGCTCAcaaatccccctcccctctccttcccagagctcttcTCGGTGCCGGTGCTGGCGGGTCCCCCCGAGCCCACCGAGGGGTCCCCCCTGactctcagctgcctcagcacccccagccccctgcggcccccagcccccctcctgCACGTGTTCTACCGGGACGGGCAGGTGCTGGGGGTCCCGCAGGTGTCCCCgcagctgctggtgccctcCGTGGGGGTCTCCCACTCGGGGAATTACAGCTGCCAGGTGCGCTCCGAGGGGGGGGCTGTGCGGAAGATCAGCGCCCGGCTCCGCGTCACGGTGCGCAGTgagtgcagggatgggcacggggagcccccagagaccccccGGATCCCCTGGTGGGGGACCCCCATCACtgcctggggacccccagccctccctgacaCGTTTCCAgggtcccccagccctgagTTGCCGCCCCCAGCCCTCCCCGAGTCCTTCCCCATCGCTGTCCCGATCTCCCCGTCCCACCCCGGGTCCCACCCCGGGTCTCCCCCTCCTTTCCCGAGTCCCTtcccgggacccccagccctgcctggggacccCCAACCCTCCCTGACCCCATCCCCCGCTCTCCCCATCGCTGCCCgggtccctccccagctccttccatcCTTCCCCGGGTCCCCCAATTGTGCCCCgggtccctctgtcccttcccgGGTGCCACCCTGGGGTCCCCCCATCCTTTCCCgggtcccccagccctgtctggGTACCTCCATCCTTCCCCGACACCTTTTCcgtgtccccccatccctgtcccggacccccatccctgcccgggTCCCgctgtccctccctgtgtcccctcacccctcccTGGTGTCACCCCCCTCCctctccaggtgtcccctccctgacccccccacccccccgtttccaaccccccccccccatctcTGCaccccctctccctctctgggtccccctccccgcccccccccccccgggtccctcactgtcccctcctgtcccctcctccttCAGGGGTCCCGCCCTcgggggtgtccctgtcagCGCAGCCCCCTGGGGGACAGGTGGCACTCGGGGacagcctggtgctgagctgcgAGGTGGCCGCGGGGACAGGTCCCCGGTCCTTCTCCTGGCACCGGGAGGGTTCGGGGGCACCGCTGGGCACCGGCCCCCGCCTGGAGCTGCGGCACGTTGGGGACAATGACAGCGGCCAGTACCGGTGCCGGGTCAGCGACGGGGACAGCGTGGCCGAGAGTGACCCCCTGAATGTCACCGTCCTGGGTGAGCTGGACCATTGGGCTGGGGGTGACCCCACTCACGGCATCGCCATCCCACCttgcccagtgccagccctgtctgtgtccccacagtgcccgtggccaatgccaccatcacccccGGTCCCCTGTCACACCAAGTGTGGTCAGGTGACCCCGTGACCCTGAACTGCTCggtgcaggtgggctcagcccctgtcaCCTTCACCTGGCTGTGGAACgggcaggaggtggcccagggtcccctcctggagctcagggacatCGATGTGGGACATTCGGGCACCTACCAGTGCGTGGCCACcaaccagctgggacaggacgGGCACCGCGAGTTCCGGGcactcagccctgagctggaaCTGGAGGTGACAACGTGGGGACGCGGGGACACAGGTGACGTCACTCGGGAACACTGTGGGGGCTTGGAACCACGGGTGTGTCCCTGGAGGTGACACGGAGGTGACAGGGAAGAGGTGGCATCACTCGTGGGGGGCTTGAACCGCCGGGTTTGTCCCCGCTCTGTCCCTGGTGGCACGGAGGGGACACAGACAAGACAGGGCACAGGTGGCATCAGTCGGGGTCACTGTGGGGGCTTGGATTTGTCCCCGGTGGTGACAAGGAGGGGACACGGAGGTGACAGGGTACAGGTGGCATCTCCCCAGGTCGCAGTGAGGGCTCAGCCCACCAAGTTTGTCCCTGGAGGTGACACgggacagggcagaggtggCATCACTTGTGGGGAGCTCGGACCACTGGGTTTGTCCCCACTCTGTCCCTGGTGGCACGGAGGTGACACGGAGGTGACAGAGCAGAGGTGGCATCACCCCAGATCACAGTCacccccccagtgaccccaaagtgtcccctctgtccccagcagtggccGCAGGggttggcagctccctcctggccctggTCCTGCTCGTGGCTGCCATCGTGGGCTGGCAGTGGTGCCACCGCCGGGGTgggtgacagtggggacagtggggacagtggggacagtggggacagtggggacagtggggacagtgggggcagtggggacaatggggacagtggggacagtggggtgggtgacagtggggacagtgggggcaatggggacagtggggacagtggggacaatggggaggcgacagtggggacacaggggtgggggacaatggggacacgGGGTGGGCAcagtggggacaatgggggggaCAATGGGGTGGTTGAcagtggggacaatggggacaatgggatgagtgacactggggataatggggacaatggggacaatggggtggtgacaatggggacaattttggggtcccctgaccCCTTGTCACCCCATTGTCACCTCCCCcctttcctgcagcccccaggacGCCCCAGGACAAGTCAGTGGGGGAGGGAcccgggggtgtccccatgtccccagatgCCACCTCGATGCCAcgccgctgtccccgcaggACCCCCGCGGTGACCCCCGAGGGGGGGGAGGTGCTCTACAGCGACGTGGTGCCCATGGCGAGGGCAGCGGGTGAGTGGGGACAGCGGGTGGCACCGGGGGTGGCACCGGGGGTGGCACCGGGGTCCCGAATGCCacccccagggagctgctgggtaCCCAAATGGCACCAGGGGACAGCGGTGACATCGACCAGAACGTGCTGTGACAGTGGGAGACACGGGGGGTGGcaccaggtgacactgaggaacactgggggacattgggggacactgggggtggcactgcgGGTGGTGCATGGTCCCCAAATGCCAcccaggagacaaaggagaagTGCTGGGATGGGGACGTGGCACCCGTGGGTGGCACTTGGTGGCACTGGTGTCTCCCGCAgggtccccaggtgccacccgCGAGGTGCCCCAGGTGACCTACGCGGAGCTGCGGGGACCGAGGTGGCACCCAGGGGACAGCGGTGACTACGAGAACGTGCTGTGACACCGGGGTGGCACcggggggtggcactgggtccccaagtgccaccccTCAAGGAGCTGCCAGGTCCCCAAATGCCACCCAGGGGACAGCGGTGACATCCACGAGACcgtgctgtgacactgggggtggcactgggtgacgctggggacagccacacGCGTGTGTCCCCTCGTCCTGTGGGTGCCCACCCTGCCCGCGGCCACCGGgacctgtccttgtccctgtccccttcctgGGGCCACTGGgacctgtccttgtccctgtcccttgtgACCGTGACCACCacgagctgctggcagctggccctgtcccctccttgtGGCCATTgggacctgtccctgtccttgtccctgtcccctccctgtggccACCGagacctgtccctgtcccctggccctgtccctgtcccctgtccatGGCCAccgtccctctgtccctccgaGCCGGAAtttggctctggggacagcccagagtGACCcccgggggggttggggacagtcagggggtcccgggaggatttggggacggcccgggggggtcccgggaggatttggggacagcccggggggtcccggcgAGCGGAGCCCCCCCCGAACCCCCCGGTgtgcggggtgggggggggggggaggttaAACTTTGatttctgtcacattttctggttttctggacaataaattcaatttttgtCGCCAAATCCCGCCCGGACCGAGCCTGTTCCCACTCCCGTTCTCATTCCCGATCCCgctcccattcccgttcccgttcccgtttccattcccgttcccgctcccgctcccgctcccgttCCCGATCCCGCTCCCATTCCCGTTTCCATTCCcgctcccgttcccgttcccgatcccgatcccgatcccgatcccgctcccgttcccgatcccgctcccgctcccattcccattcccgttcccgttcccgttcccgttcccgtttccattcccgttcccgttcccgctCCCGTTCCCGATCCCGCTCCCGCTCCCATTCCCGTTTCCATTCCCGCTCCTGCTCCCGttcccgatcccgatcccgctCCCATTCCCGTTTCCATTCCCTCTCCCGTTCCCGATCCCGCTCCCGCTCCCATTCCCGTTTCCAttcccgctcccgctcccgctcccgctcccgctcccgctcccgctcccgttcccgttcccgttcccgatcccgttcccgttcccgatcccgatcccgctCCCGTTGCCGTTCCGTTCCGGGTTTTCcagggggcggggccagcgGAGGGGGCGTGTCCTCGGGGCGGGAAGGGGCGTGTCCCCCGgcagcgccccctggcggcggAGGGCGGAGCGGGCCAAGATGGCGGCGGagccgggcccgggcccggggCCCGACGCGGAGCTGGACGAGCTGCTGGAGAGTGAGGGGGGACCGGAGGGGGACCGGAGGGGACCGGGGGTCATCGGGGTGCGGGGGGGCTGCGCGGCGTTGGGAGCAATGGGGGTCATGGGGGGCGAGGGGGGCCGGGGGTCATTGGGGTGAGGGGAGGTCGTGAGGGGCCGGGGGtcgtgaggggctgggggggttcaTTGGGGTCTGGGTTATTGGGGTGAGGGGAGGTCGtgagggtctgggggggtcattggggtctgggggggtcatTGGGGTCTGGGTTTATTGGGGTTCTGGAGGTCGTGAGGGGCCGGGGGTCGTGAAGGGCTGGGGGGGTtcattggggtctgggggttattggggtgaggggaggtcgtgaggggctgggggggttcattggggtctgggggttattggggtgaggggaggtcgtgaggggctggggggggtcattggggtctgggggttatTGGGGTGAGAGGGGGtcgtgaggggctgggggggggtcattggggtctgggggttattggggtgaggggaggtcgtgaggggctgggggggtcattggggtctgggggttattggggtgaggggaggtcgtgaggggctgggggggtcattggggtctgggggttattggggtgaggggaggtcgtgaggggctgggggggtcattggggtctgggggttatTGGGGTGAGGGGAGGTCGTGAGGGGCCGGGGGtcgtgaggggctggggggggtcattggggtctgggggttatTGGGGTGAGGGGAGGTCGTGAGGGGCCGGGGGGGTTCATTGGGATCTGGGGGTTATTGGGGTGAGGGGAGGtcgtgaggggctggggggggtcattggggtctgggggttattggggtgaggggaggtcgtgaggggctggggggggtcaTTGGGGTCTGGGTTTATTGGGGTGAGGGGAGGtcgtgaggggctgggggggtcattggggtctgggggttatTGGGGTGAGGGGAGGTCGTGAGGGGCCGGGGGTCGTGAAGGGCTGGGGGGGTtcattggggtctgggggttattggggtgaggggaggtcgtgaggggctggggggggtcattggggtctgggggttattggggtgaggggaggtcgtgaggggctggggggggtcattggggtctgggggttatTGGGGTGAGAGGGGGtcgtgaggggctggggggggtcaTTGGGGTCTGGGTTATTGGGGTGAGGGGAGGTCGTGAGGCTGGGGGGGtcattggggtctgggggttattggggtgaggggaggtcgtgaggggctggggggggtcaTTGGGGTCTGGGTTTATTGGGGTGAGGGGAGGtcgtgaggggctgggggggtcattggggtctgggggttatTGGGGTGAGAGAGGGtcgtgaggggctgggggggtcattggggtctgggggttatTGGGGTGAGAGAGGGtcgtgaggggctgggggggtcattggggtctgggggttatTGGGGTGAGAGAGGGtcgtgaggggctgggggggtcatTGGGGTCTGGGTTTATTGGGGTGAGAGGGGGtcgtgaggggctgggggggtcattggggtctgggggttatTGGGGTGAGAGAGGGtcgtgaggggctgggggggtcatTGGGGTCTGGGTTTATTGGGGTGAGAGGGGGtcgtgaggggctggggggttcATTGGGGTCTGAGGGTTATTGGGGTGAGGGGAGGTCGTGAGGCTGGGGGGGGtcattggggtctgggggttatTGGGGTGAGAGAGGGtcgtgaggggctgggggggtcattggggtctgggggttatTGGGGTGAGAGAGGGtcgtgaggggctgggggggtcattggggtctgggggttatTGGGGTGAGAGGGGGTCGTGAGGGGCCGGGGGGtcattggggtctgggggttatTGGGGTTCTGGAGGTCGTGAGGCTGGGGGGtcattggggtctgggggttatTGGGGTGAGGGGAGGTCGTGAGGGGCCGGGGGGtcattggggtctgggggttattggggtgaggggaggtcgtgaggggctggggggggtcattggggtctgggggttatTGGGGTGAGAGGGGGtcgtgaggggctggggggggtcaTTGGGGTCTGGGTTATTGGGGTGAGGGGAGGtcgtgaggggctgggggggggtcATTGGGGTCTGGGTTTATTGGGGTGAGGGGAGGTCGTGAGGGGCTGGTGGGGGTCATTGGGGTAAGGGGGGGAGTCTGGGGGTtattggggtctgggggtttttggggcctGGGGGTCATTGGGGTTCTGGGGGTCGTTGAGGTGGGGGGGGTCTGAGGGTTGTTGGGGTGAGGGAGGGTCTGGAGGTCATTGGGGTAAGGGGGGGGGTCTGGGAGAtattggggtctgggggttgtTTGGGTTCGGGGAGTCTGGGGGTTATTAGGGTGAAGGGGGTCATGAAGGGGTCTGGGGGTCATTGAGGTCTGGGGGTTGTTGGGGTGAGGGGGAGTCGTGAAGGGGTCTGGGGGTTATTGGAGTACAGGGGGACGAGGGTTTTGGgctgcagttttggggtgcagttGAGTTCAGTTGGGGTGGGTGTTATTGGGGTGCAGTCAGGGgtaggggtttttggggtggaatcaGGGGTAGGGGTTATTGGGGTGCTGTTTTAGGGGTAGAGGTTATTGGggtgcagttttggggtggaatcAGGGgtaggggtttttggggtggaatcaGGGgtaggggtttttggggtggaatcaGGGGTAGGGGTTATTGGGGTGCAGTTCTGAGGT from Haemorhous mexicanus isolate bHaeMex1 chromosome 31, bHaeMex1.pri, whole genome shotgun sequence carries:
- the LOC132340363 gene encoding Fc receptor-like protein 2 isoform X2, yielding MAGRVTLLLWAQTLGLAGAQMSQLLLEPPWRPPVLWDPVTLTCQGSGTTSATTWYKDGQRSGQQGPERLTVTKSGTYTCYRPDSGRSPSVTVSKDWLVLQVPARALLEGDMVTLRCRAWQNRTVTSVSFYREGEKLRGLRDGTELSLSPLQLSDSGRYRCKGRVGYWGSEESAAVRVTVHELFSVPVLAGPPEPTEGSPLTLSCLSTPSPLRPPAPLLHVFYRDGQVLGVPQVSPQLLVPSVGVSHSGNYSCQVRSEGGAVRKISARLRVTVRRVPPSGVSLSAQPPGGQVALGDSLVLSCEVAAGTGPRSFSWHREGSGAPLGTGPRLELRHVGDNDSGQYRCRVSDGDSVAESDPLNVTVLVPVANATITPGPLSHQVWSGDPVTLNCSVQVGSAPVTFTWLWNGQEVAQGPLLELRDIDVGHSGTYQCVATNQLGQDGHREFRALSPELELEVTTWGRGDTVAAGVGSSLLALVLLVAAIVGWQWCHRRAPRTPQDKSVGEGPGGVPMSPDATSMPRRCPRRTPAVTPEGGEVLYSDVVPMARAAGSPGATREVPQVTYAELRGPRWHPGDSGDYENVL
- the LOC132340363 gene encoding Fc receptor-like protein 2 isoform X1, whose product is MAGRVTLLLWAQTLGLAGAQMSQLLLEPPWRPPVLWDPVTLTCQGSGTTSATTWYKDGQRSGQQGPERLTVTKSGTYTCYRPDSGRSPSVTVSKDWLVLQVPARALLEGDMVTLRCRAWQNRTVTSVSFYREGEKLRGLRDGTELSLSPLQLSDSGRYRCKGRVGYWGSEESAAVRVTVHELFSVPVLAGPPEPTEGSPLTLSCLSTPSPLRPPAPLLHVFYRDGQVLGVPQVSPQLLVPSVGVSHSGNYSCQVRSEGGAVRKISARLRVTVRRVPPSGVSLSAQPPGGQVALGDSLVLSCEVAAGTGPRSFSWHREGSGAPLGTGPRLELRHVGDNDSGQYRCRVSDGDSVAESDPLNVTVLVPVANATITPGPLSHQVWSGDPVTLNCSVQVGSAPVTFTWLWNGQEVAQGPLLELRDIDVGHSGTYQCVATNQLGQDGHREFRALSPELELEVTTWGRGDTAVAAGVGSSLLALVLLVAAIVGWQWCHRRAPRTPQDKSVGEGPGGVPMSPDATSMPRRCPRRTPAVTPEGGEVLYSDVVPMARAAGSPGATREVPQVTYAELRGPRWHPGDSGDYENVL
- the LOC132340363 gene encoding Fc receptor-like protein 2 isoform X3 — encoded protein: MAGRVTLLLWGAQMSQLLLEPPWRPPVLWDPVTLTCQGSGTTSATTWYKDGQRSGQQGPERLTVTKSGTYTCYRPDSGRSPSVTVSKDWLVLQVPARALLEGDMVTLRCRAWQNRTVTSVSFYREGEKLRGLRDGTELSLSPLQLSDSGRYRCKGRVGYWGSEESAAVRVTVHELFSVPVLAGPPEPTEGSPLTLSCLSTPSPLRPPAPLLHVFYRDGQVLGVPQVSPQLLVPSVGVSHSGNYSCQVRSEGGAVRKISARLRVTVRRVPPSGVSLSAQPPGGQVALGDSLVLSCEVAAGTGPRSFSWHREGSGAPLGTGPRLELRHVGDNDSGQYRCRVSDGDSVAESDPLNVTVLVPVANATITPGPLSHQVWSGDPVTLNCSVQVGSAPVTFTWLWNGQEVAQGPLLELRDIDVGHSGTYQCVATNQLGQDGHREFRALSPELELEVTTWGRGDTAVAAGVGSSLLALVLLVAAIVGWQWCHRRAPRTPQDKSVGEGPGGVPMSPDATSMPRRCPRRTPAVTPEGGEVLYSDVVPMARAAGSPGATREVPQVTYAELRGPRWHPGDSGDYENVL
- the LOC132340363 gene encoding Fc receptor-like protein 2 isoform X4 codes for the protein MAGRVTLLLWAQTLGLAGAQMSQLLLEPPWRPPVLWDPVTLTCQGSGTTSATTWYKDGQRSGQQGPERLTVTKSGTYTCYRPDSGRSPSVTVSKDWLVLQVPARALLEGDMVTLRCRAWQNRTVTSVSFYREGEKLRGLRDGTELSLSPLQLSDSGRYRCKGRVGYWGSEESAAVRVTVHELFSVPVLAGPPEPTEGSPLTLSCLSTPSPLRPPAPLLHVFYRDGQVLGVPQVSPQLLVPSVGVSHSGNYSCQVRSEGGAVRKISARLRVTVRRVPPSGVSLSAQPPGGQVALGDSLVLSCEVAAGTGPRSFSWHREGSGAPLGTGPRLELRHVGDNDSGQYRCRVSDGDSVAESDPLNVTVLVPVANATITPGPLSHQVWSGDPVTLNCSVQVGSAPVTFTWLWNGQEVAQGPLLELRDIDVGHSGTYQCVATNQLGQDGHREFRALSPELELEVTTWGRGDTAPRTPQDKSVGEGPGGVPMSPDATSMPRRCPRRTPAVTPEGGEVLYSDVVPMARAAGSPGATREVPQVTYAELRGPRWHPGDSGDYENVL